The Malus sylvestris chromosome 8, drMalSylv7.2, whole genome shotgun sequence genomic interval ACTCTGTTCAAGCGAGGATATAGTGTGTTGTAATCTTATACAAAAAATCGATGGTGAGGGATAGGCGGGAAGacgttttcattaatttttaaaacactGTTTTTGAGCTAAACAAAACCTGAGTTTCATGCAACACTACCCTGTATTGTCTTCTAATTCTAACAGTCCGAAAATCGGTGATTTCTTAGCATCCACTGGCTTCAATTTTGGAGGCCATAACATCATGATCAACATCCGGTGTACAACCCTCCACAGCATGTTGCTTCACATTGTattaaaaaagaggaaaaaaaaaagtcagaaAATCGGTCGATAAAGAAATGAAAACACATATCATGCACAACACAAACAACATCACATAAATCAAAGTGTTACCATAAGCAAACATAATGAATCAAAATAGTTAAATTATTTCAAGTAAGATGTAAACAAAAATCCATGGGCGCACAAAAAATTGAGACGGAAAAAGCCACGTGTCAATCATAAGCGAAGAAGCCGAAAAattgagggaaaaaaaaagaaaaagaagagagggaACAGATGGTGGATGCACAATCCCGAGATGAGCAGTCTACTCAGTTAATTGTCACTGTCTCTACTTTTGTTTAAAGAAATCAAACAACAATTTTTCACTACTTCGTAACCCAATATACAGTGCAGGGCAGTGTATTTCTGAACAGTTCTTGGGATCGTGGATTTCCAATTACTGCATATCCAAACTTTGATTTTGTCCACCTTCGTATATGGTCTTAACCGATCAATAGGAGTTGGGAGCACGCTTTCCATTTATCCTATGAAGAGGAAATTGCAACGACACATAAGAAATTCCCACAAAACtaaggaaacaaaaaacaatgaaaattataaacgacgtgcaatttacttatccatgtTCTGCAAGAAAGAGACGAAGAGTTTGGCAAGCATCAGTATCTACCAGAATTGCAAAACAGAAGACATGAACCCAAAATTGATTAAAAAAGAAGGCTCCAGAGCCTACAAACAGAAAATAACAATctaaacacataaacaaaacgTCTAACATgagggccaaaaaaaaaaaaaaaagggaaaaatttCAAACAGAAGAGCCACCTATTGGATGGCTACATAACAATTGCATAAATTTAATACCTTTGAATGCAATATACAACGCAAAACAGATAGGTGGATTGCGGATCCCTCCAAGCACCACCAAATAACAAATAATTTTCACCAAAGCAATGGGATACCCTGGTTTTGACACCAAGGCACGAAGCCAAACCCACCGAACCATTTTTTGTGATTTCTTTGTATCAAAGAATCGTATGAATGGTTGATTCCTACGTAATACACTTTacttttgatttgatcaaaagaGTTTTACCAAACCAAGAGAGGGAGGGAATGGCGGTAACATCCGAAATGAGCATTGGGTTGGGCCAACGCTACAACGGCCAAtgaaattgaatgaattgagcGAAGGCTCGACCAGCCCTGGGGTTCTCTTTTGTTTCCGTTACTCATCCATGTTTTGCAAGAAAGAGACGAACAGTTAGTATCTACCAGAATTGCAAAACAGAAGACATGAACCCAaagttgattaaaaaaaaaaaaaaaaaggctccaGCCTAGAAACAGAAATAACAACCGTAACACATAACCCAAAGTTGTTCGATTCTCTATACTGTATGGATGCTTAAATTATGTAGTGTAACTGTTGTTCACCGGTTAGCTGAAAGCATCGGCATGAAAAATGCAGGGCGTACCAGTGCCGATAAGGTATTTTTTGCACACTGAATACGAGATTCAGAATCAAATTCGAACATTAGCGGTGAAAGCGATCACTACATAACTTAAACAAAGCTGTACCAGAACATGGTGATTTCAACCTTTCATGACAACTCTGACATACATATTCCAGTGAACTTCTGAACGTCAAGATACATAAACCGCAAAATCCAAGCCGCACTTACATTACCTCGTACCTCACCTTGTCAAATTGGCTCAAAAGAGCAAATATTAAAACAGGATTCGAACATTAGACATTTCAACTGTAACTAACTCCTTCACCACGTACAACCTCACCAATGCGGTAAGCTTTATTTGCTCCGTTTGCCTCCTCAAGTATTCTATGAGCTGCCTCTCGACTCACAACAAGAACCATCCCAACACCCATGTTAAACGTTCGCATCATCTCGGCCTCTTCTATTCTTCCAGCCTAGTGatagaaattaaaaacaatCAGAAAACAATAGAGTTCATAGTTTCAAGATGCCAGCTCAAAGAGATTTATATAATACAAGTTTCAAATCCGAAATTGGGTTTGCTGGatgttatatatatttatacctcTTGGATCCATTTGAAAACAGCCGGGACTTCCCAAGAACCATTATAGATGACAGCGCCTAGGCCTTTTGGAAACACTCGAGGTATATTGTCTGTGAAACCACCCCCCGTGATGTGGGCTATCCCCTTTACGCCTCCCTTGCTGATTATGTCAAGGACCTGTTATTGGTGCATGGAAAAAAAGAGAGCATTTTCAGCAACTAGCAAAACACCCAATGATAAGCAAAGATGCAAAATAATTGGATGCACGGTTTAGCGGTCACCTGCTTAACGTATATCACAGTTGGggccatcaaagcttcacctaatgTAATATCTTCTCCGGGTAGCTGATCCTTCAGAGAAAGACCGCTGTGCGCCAGAACCCTGTAAAGATACACCGGAAAAAAATTCTTCAGGCTAATTGCGTCTGTTACAATAGCATATGAAAACCAGTAAGAACTAATTTTATTTGACAGGACCAACCTTCTTACGAGAGAAAAACCATTAGAATGAACCCCACTGGAGGGTAGGCCAACGAGGACATCTCCAGCCACAATGTTTTTCCCATCAATCACTGCATCTTTATTCACAGTTCCAACAGCAAAACCACTGAGGTCATACTCACCATCTGCATAAAATCCTGGCATCTCTGCAGTCTGCAAACATATGCAATTCATTGATGCCCTACCTTATCCAAAATATGTAATAACATGTGCAAAAAATAAGAACAAACACCATACACAGACAAATTAACTGCAATTATATATGCTCGGTACATGCAATTCAGCGAGCCTCTACCTTATCAAAGTATTAACATGTGTGTGGGACAAAATGCTATATATCCAAATAAACAGCAAAAATATATGCTTGATATACATATTAACATACGAACTGATTCTTAAGCATGCGTACCTCTCCACCTAAAAGAACACAGTCAGATTGTTGGCAACCATCGACAATACCCTTTACAACCTAGAAAAGgtaaaacaaacacaaaacttGAGTAAGCTTCAATTAGTGATATATATTTACACAACCCAAGCAACTCAGGCACTGTGAGCTCTACCTTTTCAGCAAGATCAACATCGAGGCGGCTTGTAGCATAGTAATCAAGGAAAAATAATGGCTTAGCACCAGAAGTAACAATGTCATTGACACTCATAGCAACCTGCGAATCGAGATTAATTAGCACAGAAGTAACAAATCGATGACAATTGTGTACCACATGACAATTCACTTGAAAACAAAATCAGCATTACCAAATCAATACCAATGGTATCGTGAATTCCAGTATCGAAAGCAAGCTTAAGCTTCGTCCCGACGCCATCCGTCCCGGCAACAAGGTATTTATCATCTGCAATCACCACAAATGTTCATCAGCCCAAAGTAATCCAAAATTCAAACAAACAGAGCACAGATCACCCCAAGTAATCAAAAACTCAAACAGCTAGAATAACAATATTCGTACCGAAAGGGAAAAGACCCCCAAAACCTCCAATCCCGGGAGCCATTTTTTTAATTCGCCGAACAAGTTCCGCGCCGGCGTCAATATCAACACCGGCGCCCTTATACGTCAGCCCGTCATAGCCGCTGCCACTTTCTCCGGACTCGTTTTTGGAGGCTGAAAGCACGTGGGTTTTCCGGGAAGTTTCGGGGGAGGAAGACATGGACAGGGCGGAGAAGGCGGCGGAGTGAGACCCAGGTGGGAGTGTGCATAGTTGGGTTTGGGCGGAGTTGGGGGTGGAGAAAGAGGGTCTGGGCGAAGTGGGCAAGCAGCGAGAGAGCTGAGTGTTTGGTTTCAAGGAGGAGACCATGGTAACTGAGTGAGTAGCTGGGTTTATGCCGAAAGCGACGGAGCTCACAAAGAGAGAGTGGCGGGAATAAAACGCGAGCTGAAGCAATGGCTCCTTGGCTAGGGTTGTTGTTTCGTAAATTTACCTCTCAAATTTACctctcaaccaaaaaacaaaaaaggcgCTTTTGAtatggggtgtattcaattgagaatttgagagattttaatgaatttataaatctatggatttttatggatttaattgatttgtagagattccatataaaattttgattcaattcccttgaaatct includes:
- the LOC126631055 gene encoding phosphoribosylformylglycinamidine cyclo-ligase, chloroplastic/mitochondrial-like, which produces MVSSLKPNTQLSRCLPTSPRPSFSTPNSAQTQLCTLPPGSHSAAFSALSMSSSPETSRKTHVLSASKNESGESGSGYDGLTYKGAGVDIDAGAELVRRIKKMAPGIGGFGGLFPFDDKYLVAGTDGVGTKLKLAFDTGIHDTIGIDLVAMSVNDIVTSGAKPLFFLDYYATSRLDVDLAEKVVKGIVDGCQQSDCVLLGGETAEMPGFYADGEYDLSGFAVGTVNKDAVIDGKNIVAGDVLVGLPSSGVHSNGFSLVRRVLAHSGLSLKDQLPGEDITLGEALMAPTVIYVKQVLDIISKGGVKGIAHITGGGFTDNIPRVFPKGLGAVIYNGSWEVPAVFKWIQEAGRIEEAEMMRTFNMGVGMVLVVSREAAHRILEEANGANKAYRIGEVVRGEGVSYS